One window of Caldivirga sp. genomic DNA carries:
- the aroE gene encoding shikimate dehydrogenase gives MHVFGLIGYPLDYTLSPQIHNYVFRKLGIEATYIPLRVTSKRLPHFIEFSRDALSGFNVTIPHKVTVAKLIDELNDDADAVKSVNTVVISNQRLIGYNTDYVAVKESLIERGYRGEETLLIGAGGAARAVVLALSKIGCRTIRVLNRSRERALELCGLANGLGLDCSVVDIGGDYGKPHVIINATPLSSEEDWLLNLSKLGVAILLDMAYKPKGETDLIKRARELGIRTIDGVEILVRQALAADKLWLGDFNEPSVNEVIKHINGDNT, from the coding sequence ATGCACGTATTTGGCTTAATAGGCTACCCACTGGACTATACCCTATCACCCCAAATCCACAACTACGTCTTCAGGAAATTAGGCATTGAGGCAACGTACATACCATTAAGGGTAACCTCAAAGAGGTTACCTCACTTCATTGAATTCTCAAGAGATGCCTTAAGTGGATTCAACGTAACCATACCTCATAAGGTTACTGTGGCTAAGTTAATTGATGAGCTCAATGATGATGCTGACGCCGTGAAAAGCGTGAATACGGTAGTTATCAGCAACCAGAGGTTAATAGGCTATAATACTGATTACGTGGCAGTTAAGGAGTCTTTAATTGAAAGAGGATACAGAGGGGAGGAGACTCTATTAATTGGAGCTGGGGGAGCAGCCAGGGCAGTGGTACTGGCTTTATCTAAAATCGGATGCAGGACAATTAGAGTGCTTAATAGGAGTAGGGAAAGGGCCTTGGAATTATGTGGATTAGCCAATGGCTTAGGCCTAGACTGTAGTGTAGTAGATATTGGTGGGGATTACGGTAAGCCTCACGTAATAATTAATGCTACCCCATTAAGCAGTGAGGAGGATTGGTTACTTAACCTAAGTAAGTTAGGTGTGGCGATACTTCTTGACATGGCTTATAAGCCTAAGGGTGAAACAGACTTAATTAAGAGGGCTAGGGAACTAGGCATTAGGACTATTGATGGCGTTGAAATATTGGTTAGGCAAGCCTTAGCTGCAGATAAGCTATGGTTAGGTGATTTTAATGAACCAAGCGTTAATGAGGTAATTAAACACATTAATGGTGATAATACTTAA
- a CDS encoding cobyrinate a,c-diamide synthase — protein sequence MITGKALIIASDRSGSGKTTVTSIIAAALSSKLKVRAFKVGPDYIDPGYHRVATGSPSINLDPWLMGEKTLKETFCRYMRGIDLGLIEGVMGLYDGVEVGSSTFHIVKLLSLPVILVIDCSNISYTAGAIVKGLRDYGPVNVVGVVFNNVASSNHYNSCKSSLPNGVVSLGYIPYDAGLSINERHLGLVTVEDYGNKVKEIIKRGVELINGRIDLDLVYDLAEPVNCEYDNGQKEDYGDKLGIAAVAYDNAFLFYYRASLDLLSSIFDLRFFSPMNNEVVNDTSFIYIGGGYPELHLSELENATNTINWIRKASDSGIPILAECGGLMYLSKYIKLDREYRMVNLFDIGIAAKGRLTIGYTELEAIKDNLITQGGLRVRGHEFHVSYAEYSNEDYVFRNIRGRGIANGFDGVMVNNTMALYTHLYLPSIKDFRERITSVLKR from the coding sequence ATGATCACTGGCAAGGCACTAATAATAGCGTCAGATAGGAGTGGGTCAGGGAAGACAACGGTTACTTCAATAATAGCCGCGGCATTATCAAGTAAACTTAAGGTTAGGGCATTTAAGGTTGGGCCAGATTACATTGATCCCGGTTACCATAGGGTAGCCACAGGTTCACCCTCAATTAACCTAGACCCATGGTTAATGGGTGAGAAGACACTTAAGGAAACCTTCTGCAGATACATGAGAGGGATTGACTTAGGGTTGATTGAGGGTGTAATGGGGCTATATGATGGTGTTGAGGTTGGGTCAAGCACGTTTCACATCGTTAAATTACTCTCGTTACCGGTTATCCTAGTAATAGACTGCTCCAACATATCCTACACAGCTGGAGCAATTGTTAAGGGTCTAAGGGATTACGGGCCAGTTAACGTGGTTGGGGTTGTCTTCAATAATGTGGCTTCAAGTAACCACTATAACTCATGCAAATCCTCACTACCTAATGGTGTGGTGAGCTTAGGCTATATCCCATATGATGCAGGGTTAAGCATTAATGAAAGGCATTTAGGCCTTGTGACAGTGGAGGATTACGGTAATAAGGTTAAGGAGATTATTAAACGCGGTGTTGAGTTGATTAATGGGAGAATTGACCTTGATCTAGTATATGATTTAGCTGAACCAGTGAACTGTGAATATGATAATGGGCAGAAGGAAGATTATGGTGATAAACTTGGGATTGCCGCTGTGGCTTACGATAATGCATTCCTCTTCTACTATAGGGCATCCCTTGACTTACTCTCAAGCATATTTGACTTAAGGTTCTTTAGCCCAATGAATAATGAAGTGGTTAATGATACATCATTCATATACATTGGTGGTGGTTACCCTGAATTACACTTAAGCGAATTAGAGAATGCTACTAATACAATTAATTGGATTAGGAAGGCATCTGATTCAGGCATACCTATCCTAGCTGAATGCGGGGGGTTAATGTATCTATCTAAGTATATTAAGCTTGATAGGGAATACAGAATGGTGAACTTATTTGATATTGGTATTGCCGCTAAGGGTAGGTTAACGATAGGGTATACGGAGCTTGAGGCGATTAAAGATAACTTAATTACACAGGGTGGATTAAGGGTTAGAGGACATGAGTTCCACGTGTCCTATGCAGAATACTCTAATGAGGATTACGTGTTCAGGAACATTAGGGGGAGGGGTATTGCTAATGGCTTTGATGGAGTAATGGTAAACAACACTATGGCTCTTTACACCCACTTATACTTACCATCAATTAAGGACTTTAGGGAAAGAATTACTAGCGTTCTTAAAAGGTAA
- a CDS encoding ABC transporter ATP-binding protein, with translation MPLLEVHNLSMRYTTLRGIVKALEGVSFDVNEGETLAVVGETGSGKSTLAKAIVRVLEENAKIVSGEIIFEGVDILKLSEEEFRRNYRWVKIAMVPQGSMNSLNPVLKIMDQMIEPLITRGVSRLDAIKIAGEALESVGLTRDVLTKYPHQLSGGMKQRVIIAMAIQAKPKLVILDEPTSALDVMTQANIMNLLKRLRREFKLSYIFITHDLALASELADKVLVLYAGKVAEFGSADLIYSEPKHPYTQGLMSSIPTLREDKKLSFIPGEVPSLINPPSGCRFHPRCPYAMDICRREEPPLITLDNDHKVACWLYSK, from the coding sequence GTGCCTCTGCTTGAGGTTCATAACTTAAGTATGCGCTACACGACGCTAAGGGGAATTGTTAAGGCCTTAGAAGGTGTTAGCTTTGATGTTAATGAGGGTGAAACATTAGCCGTTGTTGGAGAAACAGGTAGTGGTAAGTCAACCTTAGCTAAGGCCATTGTTAGGGTACTTGAGGAGAATGCTAAGATAGTGAGTGGAGAGATTATTTTTGAGGGTGTTGATATTCTTAAGCTTAGTGAGGAGGAGTTTAGAAGGAATTATAGGTGGGTTAAGATAGCCATGGTTCCTCAAGGCTCCATGAACTCCCTTAATCCTGTACTTAAGATAATGGATCAGATGATTGAGCCACTGATCACTAGGGGTGTTTCAAGGTTAGATGCTATTAAGATTGCTGGGGAAGCATTGGAGAGTGTTGGGTTAACTAGGGATGTTCTAACCAAGTACCCTCACCAATTATCGGGAGGAATGAAGCAGAGGGTGATAATAGCAATGGCCATACAGGCTAAGCCTAAGCTAGTTATCCTGGATGAACCAACATCAGCCTTAGATGTTATGACGCAGGCAAACATAATGAACCTCCTTAAGAGGTTGAGGAGAGAATTCAAGTTATCGTACATATTCATAACGCATGACTTAGCTCTAGCCAGTGAATTAGCCGATAAGGTACTTGTACTGTATGCGGGTAAGGTTGCTGAATTCGGTTCAGCTGACTTAATCTACAGTGAACCCAAGCACCCGTATACTCAAGGCTTAATGTCAAGTATACCAACCCTGAGGGAGGATAAGAAGTTATCCTTCATACCAGGTGAAGTACCCAGCCTAATTAACCCACCCAGTGGTTGTAGGTTTCACCCAAGGTGCCCATATGCCATGGATATTTGCCGCAGGGAGGAGCCACCATTAATAACGCTTGACAATGACCATAAGGTTGCCTGCTGGCTCTACAGTAAGTAA
- a CDS encoding ABC transporter permease translates to APPAWINYIVGNIYAPQITSSNFIKEGNQLVLTLTLNGVYSKPWQDLFIVVNSPALKSLGLMVYVYIHRPDGSSLTLGPVQLSNGVNDVGSNPNVANQVTLFFLSKYGYELSALESSTPFLNVFYQVSSGNLVPLKGTYTIKVVLTPTSGQLPNIKPEGSATVVIQGQSYGIMGTDTQGHDLWLGLLAGFPLGLEVGVVITLIGTVISVSIGLIAGFLGGIVDEILTRIMDFLILLPTFVILVVLSVLLRLNVWQALLFGTVLGWGGGARIIRAMTLQIKNSAYADLAKAAGASNSWIIRNHILPQLIPFLVYSFVAGIPGTILSMSSLNFLNLATSLWPTWGLMLYYAEEFGALESGMWWWVVPPGLLIAFVAITFIITALAMEPIVNPRLRR, encoded by the coding sequence GCTCCACCAGCTTGGATAAACTACATAGTGGGTAATATATATGCCCCACAAATAACATCAAGCAACTTCATTAAGGAGGGTAATCAACTGGTGTTAACACTAACACTTAATGGTGTTTACAGTAAGCCATGGCAAGACCTCTTCATAGTTGTGAATTCACCAGCCTTGAAGTCACTTGGATTAATGGTGTATGTATATATTCATAGGCCTGATGGTTCATCTTTAACATTAGGCCCAGTGCAGTTGAGTAATGGTGTGAATGACGTGGGATCAAACCCGAATGTGGCTAATCAGGTGACACTCTTCTTCCTAAGTAAATATGGATATGAGCTTAGCGCGCTTGAATCATCAACACCATTCTTAAATGTTTTTTACCAAGTTTCATCAGGTAATTTAGTACCTTTAAAAGGTACCTATACTATAAAGGTTGTGTTAACACCAACAAGTGGCCAATTACCTAATATAAAGCCTGAAGGTTCTGCAACAGTAGTTATTCAGGGTCAGTCCTACGGCATAATGGGTACTGACACACAAGGTCATGACCTGTGGTTAGGTTTACTTGCCGGATTCCCATTAGGCTTAGAGGTTGGTGTAGTTATCACATTAATAGGTACAGTCATATCAGTATCCATAGGTTTAATAGCTGGCTTCCTAGGAGGTATTGTGGATGAAATATTAACTAGGATAATGGACTTCCTAATATTACTACCTACCTTCGTAATACTTGTCGTATTATCAGTGTTACTTAGATTAAACGTATGGCAAGCATTACTATTCGGCACAGTACTAGGCTGGGGTGGTGGTGCTAGGATAATTAGAGCAATGACACTTCAAATAAAGAATTCAGCCTACGCTGATTTAGCCAAGGCCGCTGGCGCCAGTAATTCATGGATCATTAGGAACCACATACTACCTCAGTTAATACCTTTCCTCGTTTACTCGTTCGTAGCAGGTATACCAGGTACAATACTCTCCATGTCTTCACTGAATTTCCTGAACCTAGCAACTTCATTATGGCCAACTTGGGGTCTCATGCTTTACTATGCAGAGGAATTTGGTGCCCTTGAATCAGGCATGTGGTGGTGGGTTGTTCCTCCAGGTTTGTTAATAGCTTTTGTTGCTATAACATTTATAATCACTGCATTAGCAATGGAGCCAATAGTTAATCCAAGGTTGAGAAGGTGA
- a CDS encoding ABC transporter permease, translating to MSLLRALAIRMINLVIVMFLVLIIISAVLSGPAAHILKVSIERQAAEQVAHLVLHNPQLTPQQQQQLRNKIVSQLENAYGLNQPLIIRVFYILYNIMTFNWGFSYYPDEYGIPSGRVVSIIMSALPGTIILDTLGIMLSALIGIWLGLRAAFKHGTLYDKAVMYYGAFDIGLPQWWIAILMILIFAVELRLIHSPIAFPYGGIVSPQYYNYWLYSTYKVFLDIKMLTNLLWHMVLPLATVLIVNIGGWAYFARSIVLNIIREDYVTFARIKGIPENMVVNKYILRPALPTILTNIFLTIPFIIFGGFLLTEAVFHWWGLGYVLNIAIVGVPSPDMPVILATTYMSTVLYIILVFILEILYYVVDPRIRESSGV from the coding sequence ATGTCGTTACTTAGGGCATTGGCTATTAGGATGATAAACCTAGTAATTGTAATGTTCCTAGTGTTAATAATAATATCTGCAGTTCTCTCTGGACCTGCAGCTCATATACTCAAGGTATCTATTGAGCGTCAAGCTGCCGAACAGGTGGCTCACCTTGTTCTCCATAATCCACAATTGACACCTCAGCAGCAACAGCAGCTTCGTAACAAGATCGTTAGCCAATTAGAGAATGCATATGGACTTAATCAACCTTTAATAATAAGGGTATTTTATATTCTCTACAATATAATGACATTTAACTGGGGTTTTTCATATTACCCAGATGAATATGGTATACCATCCGGTAGAGTAGTGTCAATAATAATGTCTGCACTACCTGGTACAATAATACTAGATACACTGGGTATAATGCTTAGCGCGCTCATAGGTATTTGGCTTGGCTTAAGGGCGGCATTTAAGCATGGTACTCTCTATGATAAGGCTGTAATGTATTATGGGGCCTTTGATATTGGTTTACCCCAGTGGTGGATAGCGATACTAATGATACTTATATTTGCTGTTGAACTACGTTTAATTCACTCACCAATAGCGTTCCCATATGGTGGTATAGTTAGTCCACAATACTATAATTATTGGTTATATTCAACTTATAAAGTATTCCTAGATATTAAAATGTTGACTAACTTGCTATGGCATATGGTGCTTCCATTAGCCACTGTTCTAATAGTTAATATTGGGGGTTGGGCGTACTTTGCTAGGTCAATAGTACTGAATATTATTAGAGAAGATTACGTCACCTTCGCTAGAATTAAGGGAATTCCAGAAAATATGGTTGTTAATAAGTATATATTAAGGCCAGCCTTACCAACAATATTAACTAACATATTCTTAACCATACCATTTATAATATTCGGAGGCTTCCTATTAACTGAGGCTGTCTTCCACTGGTGGGGGCTTGGTTATGTACTTAACATAGCTATAGTGGGTGTACCATCACCTGATATGCCTGTGATACTTGCAACAACATACATGTCTACGGTGCTCTACATAATATTAGTGTTCATACTTGAAATACTGTATTACGTCGTTGATCCAAGGATAAGGGAGAGTAGTGGGGTGTGA
- a CDS encoding ABC transporter substrate-binding protein codes for TVTTSTATTVTTTAVTTTATTVTTSTATTVTTTATPSIPVAQTIELIQVSPTLVPQYFETDQIDIFLNPYFLSSTIWSQLRSIPGIVMLSPTYASGDGLEFNPYPSNTTFNPLAYWQFRFLLNYLIPRSYYVSQIFSGMATPALAWPFIWGINSYLLIFPEIVKYNIHYDPTYFNQSVFTLFQDINKTDPVWHGRILYINGKWYYIPPNSTTPKPVTIIFFIRNDDPFRYAIGQDMMAKLEEMGFTVQPIYGSLSTAFVTVFGSNPANMEWSIYTAGWIIGPSPWDTCGGCFYASWTDNTPGWGTPGYWVWSNATIDKLTYQISVGNFTSLAQFENLSRIALFDGFQQAIVDWIAAVKYPYPALSSVVNYMPSISGLEWSLGLDYAYSTAHPSVLKIGMLHVSEFAYNPFQWMVGADIYTSDMLNFIFDPFSVSNPFTGEPQVARGGWSVEISPNGSAIFPVPANAVIWNATLGKWVTVGPGHYSKDVIRYYFNGTWLGQKWQDGQPISMADILFGYYVLFDLAQSGKDLGPNVAAAGDLAGALSTIPQTVVGMQFFPNGTVVVYDDYWFPDPNIVAPSFLPVLMPWPILALQFYAYQQGKYAFTTSEAQSLKIPQMDFRSPDFNKYIAGVLQNWISTGYVWDNGSWAIVNGYNYLNSSMVTQAYEDALNFYNTYGNLLIGSGPYILKSIVTVSPQSAILVRWSGYPFNYTWWFNRIYASQGVTQLPPGGNLVPAVISVSSTNVTIGQPASFNVTMYTPAGKPLIYVFLVSPNGTVVFSGNFTGTVSGFTGTVTFTIPASITSKLTPGTYSLWILARTTIVILPDQYSLTVTVNG; via the coding sequence ATTTTCTTGAACCCATACTTCCTTTCATCAACAATCTGGAGTCAGCTAAGATCAATCCCAGGTATTGTAATGTTATCGCCAACTTATGCCAGTGGTGATGGTCTTGAATTTAATCCTTATCCAAGTAATACTACCTTTAATCCACTTGCCTACTGGCAGTTCAGATTTCTATTGAATTATTTAATTCCTCGTTCATACTATGTTAGCCAAATATTTTCAGGTATGGCGACTCCAGCATTAGCATGGCCCTTCATATGGGGTATTAATAGCTACTTGCTAATATTCCCTGAAATTGTAAAGTATAACATACACTATGATCCAACGTACTTCAATCAGTCTGTCTTCACATTGTTCCAGGATATTAATAAGACTGATCCTGTTTGGCATGGTAGGATTCTTTACATTAATGGAAAGTGGTATTATATTCCACCAAACTCCACAACACCTAAGCCTGTTACAATAATATTCTTCATAAGGAATGATGATCCATTCAGGTACGCTATTGGACAAGATATGATGGCTAAGCTGGAGGAGATGGGGTTCACTGTTCAGCCGATATATGGTTCATTATCAACGGCATTTGTCACGGTATTTGGTTCTAACCCAGCTAATATGGAGTGGAGTATATATACAGCTGGCTGGATAATTGGTCCCTCGCCATGGGATACTTGTGGCGGATGCTTCTACGCATCATGGACCGACAATACGCCTGGTTGGGGTACGCCAGGTTACTGGGTTTGGTCTAATGCAACTATTGATAAGCTCACTTACCAAATCTCAGTAGGTAACTTCACTTCACTAGCTCAGTTTGAGAACCTATCAAGAATAGCATTATTTGACGGCTTCCAGCAGGCTATTGTGGACTGGATAGCTGCAGTAAAGTACCCGTATCCAGCCTTAAGCAGTGTTGTTAACTACATGCCGAGTATTTCTGGTCTTGAGTGGTCTCTAGGCTTAGACTATGCTTACTCTACGGCTCATCCAAGTGTGCTTAAAATTGGTATGCTTCATGTCTCGGAGTTCGCTTATAATCCATTCCAGTGGATGGTTGGTGCCGATATATATACTTCTGATATGTTGAATTTTATATTTGATCCGTTTTCTGTAAGTAATCCATTCACTGGTGAACCACAGGTAGCTAGGGGTGGTTGGAGTGTTGAGATTAGTCCTAATGGTTCGGCAATATTCCCAGTACCGGCTAATGCTGTTATTTGGAATGCTACGCTTGGGAAGTGGGTTACTGTTGGTCCTGGTCATTACTCTAAGGATGTTATACGCTACTACTTCAATGGTACTTGGCTAGGCCAGAAGTGGCAGGATGGCCAACCAATAAGCATGGCTGATATTCTCTTCGGTTACTATGTATTATTTGACTTAGCCCAGAGTGGTAAGGATCTAGGACCTAATGTTGCTGCTGCAGGTGATTTAGCTGGTGCATTATCAACCATACCTCAGACAGTGGTTGGTATGCAATTCTTCCCCAATGGCACTGTAGTAGTCTATGATGATTATTGGTTCCCAGACCCTAACATAGTTGCACCATCATTCTTACCTGTTCTCATGCCGTGGCCCATATTAGCGCTTCAATTCTACGCGTATCAGCAGGGTAAGTACGCTTTCACTACCAGTGAGGCTCAGTCGCTTAAGATTCCTCAAATGGACTTCAGATCACCTGACTTCAATAAGTATATAGCCGGCGTGCTTCAGAATTGGATTAGTACTGGTTATGTTTGGGATAATGGCTCATGGGCTATTGTTAATGGTTATAATTACCTGAATAGTAGTATGGTTACTCAAGCCTATGAGGATGCCTTAAACTTCTACAACACCTATGGTAACCTGCTTATTGGTAGTGGTCCATATATACTAAAGAGTATAGTAACTGTATCACCGCAATCAGCAATACTGGTTAGGTGGAGTGGTTATCCATTCAACTACACGTGGTGGTTCAATAGGATTTATGCTTCACAGGGTGTGACTCAGTTACCTCCAGGAGGCAACCTAGTGCCTGCAGTGATTTCAGTATCATCAACTAACGTGACAATAGGGCAGCCTGCTTCATTTAATGTTACAATGTATACTCCTGCTGGTAAGCCATTAATTTACGTGTTCCTGGTTAGTCCAAATGGTACAGTGGTATTTAGTGGAAACTTTACCGGAACAGTCAGCGGATTCACCGGAACAGTAACATTCACAATACCAGCAAGCATAACAAGCAAACTAACACCAGGAACATACTCACTATGGATACTAGCAAGAACAACAATCGTAATATTACCAGACCAGTATAGTTTAACTGTTACAGTAAATGGTTAA